The Cytophagia bacterium CHB2 nucleotide sequence CCTTCGCCGAGCAGCATAATCGCCAGGCCTAGAAAACCATGTGCGGGGAGAGAGGGGCGCCGCGATTGCGTCGCTTTCACACCGGCAAGCGCTTCGGGCATGGCGGCTCAATTCAGGAATTCGGGTGAACGGGAGAGGCGTTCGCGAAGAATACGGTTGAAACGGCGGCGATAAAGCAACTCGAATGTGCTTTCTTTTTCGGGAAAGAGGGAGAGCGCAAAACGCTTCGTCAGGCGAATCAACTGGCACGCCTGTACAATTGAAACGGAGGGGCTGGCTAATAAAAATGAGATGAGGTCGGCTACACGACCGAGCTTTTGCACTTTGAGATGCTCGTCGCGCAAGGCTTTTTCATCGGGATGGTGCTGATCGGATTCGTGCGCATTTATCATGGATTTTATCTCTCGTAAGTTTACCGCCGAAAAGTAAAGTTTGCTTGCATGAAAGGCAAGAGATTCTTTACTTGGAACATGCGCATGTTTCGCAAGGTTTAAGGCGTACAACTTTCCGCGCACAGTCTGCGTCTTTGAGTTCGAACCATATTAACGCTTCGGGAAGTCCCTCCGCTGCGTTTTGTTTTGAATTGAGCCTCCGGCACTATGCGACTCGATAAAATTCTTGTGTTGATCTGGGCCGTCATGATCACCCGGCCCTTTTCAGCTCATGCACAAAATTCGGTTACCCCTTTTCCTCCCCAAAATGCGCGCACCATTTCATCTCAAATTACAGCAGATTCAGTGGCGTTAGTGGATTCCATTCCCTCTGCCGTGCTAGAATTGCGGGGGGAAACGGAGGAGGCCAGGCAATTGTGGTTGCGCCGGCAGGCGCTCGTGGAACAGGCGCTTTTCAATGCCGAACACGGGATTTCCGATTCGATGCTGGTTTTCCGCTTTTCAAAAGCGACGCCATTCGTCGGTTTAAGGCCGGAAGAGTTGACGCAGGAGCAGCCCCGCCGCGATGCAATTGATGATGCTCTGCGCCGCGATCAGCTCGGTGTTCCGCCGTTGTTCGATCTTGGCGAAGCGCTGGGCAAAGGCTTGAAGTATTTGGCCGGCAAACTCGGTGTGGCTGGTAATGCGCCGAATCCGTGGGCAACAGTGCCTTCGGCAACGGAAGTGAATGTGATGAAAGTTTTATGGAAGGCGGGACAGGCGACGGCTGCGGCAATTTACGCGCACGTCGACAGTTTGGGCTTGACAGCGAAGGATCTCGATCTCATGCTGGAAAATATGGCGGCGCGCGGCTGGCTCGAACGCGAATTGATCTCGCCGCAGAACGAATTCACCGTCTTCGGTGTGTTGACATTCGAGATGAGCCAAAAGAATGCAAAAAACCGTGAATATCTCTACACGCCGGCGGTAACGAGGCGTGATATGCTCGCTTTTCTGGACGCCTCGGCCTATTCACGCCGCTTGCGCCGAGCGCCCGGCGATGATTTGATTACAACACACCTGCGCAGAATGATTGCGATTCTTGCCTCAGATGATATTCGCGGTAACAATTAATTACCGGTGAACCCCACCCGGCGATCACACGAAATTATTTCCCCGCCTTGCGACGCACACCTTCCGCCCGCAAACCGCCTGATACAATCGGCAACATTTGTCCGGAAGTCGAGAGCTTGACATTGCCGTTTTGACTCGTGACTTCGATGGTGACCGTGGCATCTTTAACGAGAAAACTGTCCGGCTCGGAGTTCGTCAGCGAAAATGAAAAAATTGTGAAGGCGCGTGATTGCGTATCTGGCAAAGTGTTGTTGGTATCACCGCCCAGTTTCCCCTCAGTGGCTGCCACAGAGATGTTTGTTCCGGCGACCAGGGGATTGTCATTTTGATCG carries:
- a CDS encoding BlaI/MecI/CopY family transcriptional regulator — its product is MRLDKILVLIWAVMITRPFSAHAQNSVTPFPPQNARTISSQITADSVALVDSIPSAVLELRGETEEARQLWLRRQALVEQALFNAEHGISDSMLVFRFSKATPFVGLRPEELTQEQPRRDAIDDALRRDQLGVPPLFDLGEALGKGLKYLAGKLGVAGNAPNPWATVPSATEVNVMKVLWKAGQATAAAIYAHVDSLGLTAKDLDLMLENMAARGWLERELISPQNEFTVFGVLTFEMSQKNAKNREYLYTPAVTRRDMLAFLDASAYSRRLRRAPGDDLITTHLRRMIAILASDDIRGNN